The DNA window ACAATCGCCACCATATTTCACGGAACGAAATTCCGCAATGCGGTTTTACAGTCAATCGGTTTTTGTCAGTTTTCCCCCACCCGGCATGCAATCCGCACATGGATATCGACCTGACTCCTGAGCACGCCGCTTTCCGCACCGAAGTGCGCGCCTTTTTAGACACGGCCCTGCCAGGCGATATTCGCCGCAAGGTGTTGTGCGGCTCGCGTCTGGAGAAAGACGATTTCGTGCGCTGGCAACGCATCCTGCATGCCCATGGCTGGGCCGCGCCGAATTGGCCGGAACAATGCGGCGGCACCGGCTGGAGCGCTGTCCAGCAGGTCCTGTTCGACGAGGAATGCGCCCTCGCCGGTGCGCCGCGGCAACTGCCCTTCGGTCTGAAGATGCTGGCCCCGGTGCTGCTGCGCTTCGGCAGCGAAGCCCAGCGCCAGACCCTGCTGCCCGACATTGCCAGCGGTGCCGTGTGGTGGTGCCAGGGCTATTCCGAGCCGGGTTCCGGCTCGGACCTGGCCTCGCTCAAGACCCGTGCGCTGCGCGACGGCGACGACTACATCGTCACCGGCCAGAAAACATGGACCACGCTGGGCCAATATGCCGACTGGATTTTTTGCCTGGTGCGCACCGACGCCACGGCCCAGCAACAGCAAGGCATTTCCTTCCTGCTCATCGACATGCGCGCGCCCGGCGTCACGGTGCGCCCCATCATCACCCTGGACGGCGAGCACGAGGTCAACGAGGTCTGGTTCGACGCCGTGCGCGTGCCCGTGGCCAACCGCGTCGGCGAAGAGAACCAGGGCTGGACCATCGCCAAATATCTGCTCGGTCACGAGCGCAGCAATATTGCCGGCGTGGGCATCGCCAAGCGGGAGCTGGCACGCCTGAAGGACATCGTCGCCCGGGCCGACGCCAACGGTCGACGCCTGCGCGGGGATGCGCTGTTTGCGGTGCGCGTCGCCCAGGTCGAGATCGACCTGCTGGCGCTGGAAGCGACGCAACTGCGCATGCTGCAACGCGATGGCCCGCCAGGGCCGGAAAGCTCCATGCTCAAGGTGCTGGGCAGCGAGCTGCAGCAGCGCCTGTCCGAACTGCTGATGCACGCCGCGGGCCAGCGCGCCCTGCCCTTTGGGCTTGCCGCCGAAGGCGCGGATGCGCCCGGGACTGAAAACCAGGGTGATGAACTGCTCG is part of the Thiomonas sp. X19 genome and encodes:
- a CDS encoding acyl-CoA dehydrogenase family protein; the protein is MDIDLTPEHAAFRTEVRAFLDTALPGDIRRKVLCGSRLEKDDFVRWQRILHAHGWAAPNWPEQCGGTGWSAVQQVLFDEECALAGAPRQLPFGLKMLAPVLLRFGSEAQRQTLLPDIASGAVWWCQGYSEPGSGSDLASLKTRALRDGDDYIVTGQKTWTTLGQYADWIFCLVRTDATAQQQQGISFLLIDMRAPGVTVRPIITLDGEHEVNEVWFDAVRVPVANRVGEENQGWTIAKYLLGHERSNIAGVGIAKRELARLKDIVARADANGRRLRGDALFAVRVAQVEIDLLALEATQLRMLQRDGPPGPESSMLKVLGSELQQRLSELLMHAAGQRALPFGLAAEGADAPGTENQGDELLAAQYANWRKLSIFGGSNEIQKNILTRALGL